The genomic interval GGGTACAGGCATTACTGGCCCGAAACAAACGTAGGAGCGAGCGCAGCTCGCGATGCGCCGCGCGGGCGGCGCTCGATATCCGCCCCACCCTACATCCCGAGCCATTCACCTCGTCGCCTTAATGCCCCGCCGATGCCGGCCCGGCCTTGGCAGTGAAGGGTGGTTTGGCGAACCACACCAGCAGGATCAACCCGGCAAACACCCAGGTCATCAAGGTGAAGTAGTCCACCGTCGACATCATGTAAGCCTGCCCATTCAGTATCTGCTCCAGCTGCGCATAACTCTGCGGGCTGGCCCCACCCAACTGCTCAAGCGTATGCCGCGTCGCCGGGTCGAACTGGCTGATGTTTTCGCTGAGATAAGCATGATGCTGGTCCGCCCGGCGAATCCAGATCCAGGTCGTCAACGACGCGGCAAAGCTCCCGCCCAAGGTCCGCAGGAAGGTCGCCAGCCCCGAGCCATCGGCAATCTGGTGCGGCGGCAGGTCGGACAGCAGGATGCTCAAGGTCGGCATGAAGAACAACGCCACACCAATGCCCATGAACAGCTGCACCAAGGCCACATGCTGGAAGTCCACCTCGCTGGTGAACCCGGCACGCATGTAGCAACTGGTGCCGATCGCCAGGAACGCCAGCCCTGCCAGTACACGCAGGTCGAAGCGGTGCGCATATTTGCCCACGAACGGCGACATGATCACCGGCAGCAAGCCGATCGGTGCCACCGCCAGGCCCGCCCACGTCGCGGTATAACCCATTTGCGTCTGCAACCATTGCGGCAGGATCAGGTTGATACCGAAGAACCCTGCATAGCCCCCGACCAGCACGATGGTGCCGACACGGAAGTTGCGGTGCACGAACAGGCGCAGGTTGACTACCGGGTGGCGGTCGGTCAGTTCCCAAATCACGAAGACTGCGAGGAACACCACCGAAATCAAGCTGCCGATAATGATGAACGACGATTCGAACCAGTCCAGGTCGTTGCCTTTGTCGAGTACCACCTGCAAAGCCCCGACACCGATAATCAGCGTCAGCAAGCCGATGTAGTCCATCGGCTGGCGGCTGGTGACCACCGGCCGGGTGCGCATCTGCTGGCGCACCACGGCGGCGGCGAACAGGCCGATGGGCACGTTGATGAAGAAGATCCACGGCCAGCTGTAACTGTCGGTGATCCAGCCCCCCAGGATCGGCCCGGCAATCGGCGCCACCACCGTGACCATCGCCAGCAGTGCCAGGGCCATGCCCCGTTTTGCAGGGGGGTAGACGGCAATCAGCAAGGTCTGGGTCATCGGGTACAGGGGCCCGGCGACCACGCCCTGCAATATCCGGAAACCGACCAGCTCCGGCATCGACTGGGCGATACCGCACAGGAACGAGGCCAGCACGAACAACAGCGTGGCCCAGATGAACAGTTTCACCTCGCCAAACCGTCGGCTGAGCCAGCCCGTCAATGGCAAGGCGATGGCGTTGCTCACCGCGAACGAGGTAATCACCCAGGTGCCCTGCTCGTAACTCACCCCCAGGTTGCCGGATATGGTCGGCAGCGCCACGTTGGCAATGGTGGTGTCGAGCACCTGCATGAACGTCGCCAGCGACAACCCGATGGTGGTCAACAGCAGGCTGGGCGGCGTGAACTGGGCAGCGGCGTTGTTGCTCATCGCTGGGCCGTCTTGCCGGGTGCGCTGTTTTCGTGGATCAACCGGGCGATCAGGTTGTCAGCCTCGACCAGCTGACGGTCATACACCTGGGTGGTGTAGCTGGCCTGCTGTGGGGGCTGCTGGGCCAGGGCCGGCCCGCTCTGGTCATGCAAGTCGACTTCCACCACGGTGGACAGGCCAATACGCAGTGGGTGGTCCTTGAGCTGATCGGGGCTCAGGTGAATACGCACGGGCACGCGCTGGACGATCTTGATCCAGTTGCCAGTGGCGTTCTGTGCCGGCAGCAGCGCGAAGGCACTGCCGGTACCGGCGCCAAGGCTATCGACCGTGCCGCTGTACTTGACCTCGCTGCCGTACAGGTCGGCGGTGATCTGCACCGGCTGGCCAATACGCATCTCACGCAGCTGGGTTTCCTTGAAATTGGCGTCGATCCACACCTGGTCCAGCGGGATTACCGCCATGGTCGCAGTGCCAGGCTGCAGGCGCTGGCCCAGCTGCACGGTACGTTTGGCGACGTAGCCAGTGACAGGTGCTACCAAGGTGGTACGGGCGTGGTCGAGGTAGGCCTGGCGCAGATCGGCGGCGGCTGCCATGACCTCCGGGTGCGAGGACACCACCGTGTCGTCGACCAGCGCGCTGCTGGTGCTGAGCTGCTGACGTGCGCTGTTTACAGCGGCCAGGGCCACACTCAGGTCATCGCGAGCATGGGACAGTTCTTCCGCAGCAATTGCACCGCTGTCGGCCAGCACCTTGCGCCGGTTGAAGTCCTGCTGGGCTTTGCGCAGTTCGGCCTGGCGGGTTTCCAGCTGGGCCTTGAGCGAGTCGACATTGCTGTACAGCCCGCGCACCTGGCGCACGCTGCGTGCCAACTTGGCTTCGGCAGACTGCAGGGCCACCTCGCTGTCGGCGGGGTCGAATTGCAGCAATACCTGGCCGGCATGAACCAGGTCGCCGTCATCGGCACCAATGCTGGTGACGGTGCCGGTGACCAGCGGGGTGATCTCCACCACGTTGCCGTTGACGTAGGCATCGTCGGTGCTTTCGTGCCAGCGCCCGACCAGGCTGTACCAGGCCCAGGTGCCGGCACCGGCAAGCATCAGCAAGAGCAGCAGGCCCAGCAGCCAGGCCTTGCGCTTGCGCGACTGCTCGGGCGCTGCGGGGGAAGTCGGGGTGTCTGCGGGAGTGGCCATGACAGTACCTTGGAGAATTCGTTACAGGGTTCAACGTTCGCCGAAACGGCGGATCGTCAACGGGTCGCCAGCAGCGAGCAGGACCTTGGCCAGCAAGCCTTCCAGGTTCTTCAGCTCTTCTGGGGCCAGCGCGCCGCACAATTCGTTCATGGCGGCAGCGCCGATTTCTGGCAAGCGGTCCGCCAGGCGCTGGCCATCAGTGGTGAGCGCCAGGCGCACCAGCCGGCGGTCCTCGGCGCAGCGGTTGCGCACAATCAGCTCCTTCTGCTCGAGCCGGTCGAGCATGCGGGTCATCGAACCGCTGTCCAGGCCCAGGTAGCGGCACAGCTCGGCCGGGGTATCCACCTGGTACTGGGTGACGATGATCAGCACCTTGAACTGCGCGGCAGTGACGCCCTCTGACTCGAGGTGCCAGTCGAGAATGCGGTCCTTCAGGATTGCCGCGCGGCCCAGCAGCATGCCGATGGCGCAGGTCTGGAAATTTTCGGGGGAGAAATGGGCCATCGAGGCTGCTCTGACAATTGTGTAGAAATATTACTGCCTAGGCAGTGAATGTCAAAGCTTTGATTAGCCAGCTATGTAAAATTTCATATTTTCGGGCTGTCACACTGCCCCCTGTAGGAGCGGCCTTGTGCCGCGATGGGCCGCAAAGCGGCCCCAAAAATCTCTGCCCTGGCACAAAACTGGGGGCCGCTTCGCGCCCCATCGCGGCACAAGGCCGCTCCCACAAGTGCTTAACGCGCCCGCAGGCCCAGCGCCTCCACGGCCCCGCAGGCAACCGCCATGCCAACCAGCTCCGCCAGGCTGGCCGCCTGCAAGCGCTTCATCACCCGCCCGCGGTACAGTTCCACGGTCTTCACGCTAACCCCCAGCCGCTCGGCAATTTCACGGTTGCTCAAGCCCTGGGCCAACGGCACGAACACGTCACGCTCACGTGGCGTCAGGCCGTCGATCCGCGCCTGCACCATGGCCAGCGCCTGGTCGCCCTGCCGCGCCCGCCCGGCGTGCTCCAGCGCAGCTTGCACGCTGTCGAGCAGCAGCTGGTCGTTATAGGGCTTTTCGATGAAATCACAGGCGCCGGCCTTGAATGCCCGCACCACAATCGGCACATCGGCATGGCCGCTGACGAAGATCACCGGCAGCGCCAGGCCGCGCTCGCGCATCGCCTGCTGCACCGCCAACCCGCCCAGCCCCGGCATACGCACATCCAGCAGCACACAGGCGGGCCCATCGTCGACACAGGCATCGAGAAACGCTTGCCCACTGGCGAACGGCAGGGCTTGCAGGCCCACCGACTGCAACAGCCAGACGGTCGAGTCGCGCATCCCCTGGTCGTCATCGACCACATACACTTTCGCTTGCACCACGCCTCCCCTTATCCCCTGCTGACTGCCAGCCGGCAGCACAGTACCAGACCGCCATTGTCACCCGCCCGCGCCCACAGGCTGCCGCCAAAGCCTTCGATCAGGCTGCGGCTCATGCTCAAACCCAGGCCCAAACCGTCAGCCTTGCTGGTAGTGAACGGCGTGAAGATGTCATCCAGGCGCTCGGGCGCCACACCTGCGCCCTGGTCCGACACTTCGACCAGCACACCGTCGCCGTCGCGCACTGCGCCGAGCAGGATACGTGACGGCTGTTCGCCGTGCAGTTCGCGGTTGGCATCGATGGCATTGCGCAACAGGTTGAGCAGCACTTGCTCCAGCAACACCTGGTCGGCATACACCGAGGGCATTTGCGCGCTCATGCGCAGTTCCACCAGCACCTGGTCACGCGCGGCTTCCCACGCACACAGCCGCATGGCTTCCCCAGCCACTTCTGCCACGTCCACCGCCTGCAGCCGCCGTGGTCCTTTGCGCAGGAAGGCGCGCAGGCGGCGAATCACTTCGGCGGCATGGGTGGCCTGCTCGCGGATGCGCTGCAGGCCCTGCCCTACCCGCTCGCGGGCCTGTGGATCACGCTCCAGGCCTTGCAGGTAACGTTGACTGGCGTTGGCATAGTTGACCACCGCAGCCAGTGGCTGATTGATCTCGTGGGCAATGCCTGAAGCCAGCTCGCCGAGGGTGGCCAACCGTGCACTGTGCGCCAGGCTTTCCTGGGCTTCAATGCGCAAGGTGATGTCGCGGGACACACTGACCACCTCCACCACCGAGCCGGTGTAGGTTTCGCGGATGGCCCGGCTGGCAATTTCAAACCAGCGATAGCCGCCAGAGGCCTGGCGCACCCGGCAGGTCATGGTGTGATAGCCATCCTGGTCCAGGGCAGCGGCCGCCTGGCGCAGCACCTGGCGGCGCTCACGCGGGTGCAACAGGGTATGCACGGCGATGCCACGCAATTGCTCGGGCCACAGGCCGAGCAGGCGAAACGCTGCCGGCGAGGCATCCAGAAAACGGCCATCCGGGCTGTGCCGGGAGATCAGGTCGGTGGTGTTTTCAATGATCAGCCGGTACAAGCGCCGGGCGCGGCTGGCTTCCCGTGCGCCTTGGCGCTCTTCGCTGGCGTCGCGACAGCGCCCGAGCACCTGCTGGCCCTGGTCATCCGGAATGAATGACCACAGCACGGTGCGCGCCCCCACTTGCACCTCGACGTCGGCAATCGCCCGATGCTGGCGCAGGCACGCACGCACCAGGGCGGCACAGTTGGCCGGCAGCCAACTGGCCAGCGCCGGGCCTTCGTCAACCCACGCTTGCAGCGCCGCATTGAGTGCCAGTGGCTTGGCGTCGGCTGCCAGCAAAAGGCTGGGTTGTGGGTCCTTGGCAAGCAAGGGGTAAGCAGTCTGGTCCATGGTAGGCGGTTCGTTGTTATAGTAGTTTTACTATATTGCTATAGTCGATATTCCTATTACCATAGCGACTCGCGTAAAACTGCGACAGAAGGAGCGGCCCACCGTCCGCCTCCCTGCACCCTGAACAGAGCTAACAATCAGCCATCGGGGGGCCAAGCGCACAAGCAGCGCCTGCCTCCCTTACAGGATTACCGCATGTCGATCTATGCCCAGGGCCTGATGCCCGCTGCCGTCAACCATGTCGCCCTCACCCCGCTCAGTTTCATCGAACGCACCGCTGCCGTGTACGGCAATTACCCCGCGGTGATCCACGGTGCCATCCGCCGCAACTGGCAAGAAACCTACCAACGCTGCAGGCGCCTGGCCAGCGCCCTTGCGGGCCGTGGCATAGGCCGTGGCGACACGGTGGCGGTGATGCTGCCCAACACCCCGGCGATGCTCGAAGCGCACTTCGGTGTGCCCATGACCGGCGCCGTGCTCAACACCCTGAACGTGCGCCTGGACGCCGAGGCCATCGCCTTCATGCTGCAGCATGGTGAAGCCAAGGTGCTGATTACCGACCGCGAGTTCCATGCGGTGATCGAAGCCGCCCTGGCGTTGCTCGAACACCCGCCCCTGGTGGTGGATGTGGATGACCCGGAGTACGGCGAAGGCCGTGCGGTCAGCGCGCTGGACTATGAAGCCCTGCTCGCCGAAGGCGACCCGCAATTCGCCTGGGAATGGCCGGATGACGAGTGGCAGGCCATTTCGCTCAACTACACCTCCGGCACCACCGGCAACCCCAAGGGCGTGGTCTACCACCACCGCGGCGCCTACCTGAACGCGCTGGGCAACCAGATGACCTGGGCCATGGGCCACCGCCCGGTGTACCTGTGGACCTTGCCCATGTTCCACTGCAACGGCTGGTGCTACCCCTGGACCATCACCGCCCTGGCCGGCACCCACGTGTTCCTGCGCCGGGTCGACCCGCAGAAGATCCTGAACCTGATCCGCGAACACCGGGTCACCCACCTGTGCGGCGCCCCGATTGTGCTCAACGCCCTGGTCAACATGCCCGAGGCCGCCAAAGCCGCCATCGAGCACCCGGTACAGGCCATGGTCGCCGGCGCCGCGCCACCGGCCAAGGTCATTGGCGCCGTGGAAGAGATGGGCATCCACGTCACCCACACCTACGGCCTGACCGAAGTCTACGGCCCGGTGACCGTGTGTGCCTGGCATGATGAGTGGAACGAACTGGCGCTGGAAGAGCGTGCGCGGATCAAGTCACGTCAGGGCGTGCGCTACCCGACCCTGGACGGGTTGATGGTGGCCGACCCGCAGACACTCGAGCCGGTGGCACGCGATGGCAATACGCTTGGCGAGATCTTCATGCGCGGCAACACCGTGATGAAGGGTTACCTGAAAAACCCCGAAGCCACCGCCGAAGCGTTCCGTGATGGCTGGTTCCACACCGGTGACCTGGCCGTGTGGCATGCCGACGGCTATGTCGAGATCAAGGACCGCCTCAAGGACATCATCATTTCCGGTGGCGAGAACATCTCCACCATTGAAGTCGAGGACGCCCTGTACAAACACCCGGCGGTGCTTGAAGCCGCCGTGGTGGCGCGCCCGGATGAAAAGTGGGGAGAAACCCCGTGCGCGTTCATTGCCCTGAAGCCAGGCCGGGAGGACACCCGCGAAGCCGACATCACCGGCTGGTGCCGCGAGCACCTGGCCGGTTTCAAGGTGCCGAAGACCGTGGTGTTTGGCGAGTTGCCCAAGACCTCCACCGGCAAGATCCAGAAGTACGTACTGCGCGACCGGGCCAAAGCCCTCTGAAGCCGTAACGGCCTCGACGTTTCCCTGCAGGAGCAGCCTTGTGCTGCGAAGAGGCCCTCACCGGCGAAGACTACCTTCAGCCATGCCGGCCCTTTCGCAGCACAAGGCTGCTCCTGCACGGGTACGGCGCAATTTTCACAGATATCGTCTTCACTTCAAGAGCCCCTGATGACTACTTACTCCGCCCCGCTGCGCGACATGCGCTTCGTCCTGCATGACGTGTTCAACGCCCCGGCCCTGTGGGCCCGCCTGCCCGCCCTGGCCGAGCGCATCGATGCCGACACCGCCGATGCGATCCTGGAAGAAGCCGCCAAAGTCACTGGCCAGCTGATCGCCCCGCTCAGCCGTAACGGCGACGAGCAAGGTGTGCGCTTCGCCGCCGGCCAGGTCACCACGCCAGACGGTTTTCGCCAAGCCTGGCAAACCTACCGCGAAGGCGGCTGGGTCGGCCTGGGCGGCAACCCGGCATTTGGCGGCATGGGCATGCCGAAAATGCTAGGGGTGCTGTTCGAAGAAATGCTCTATGCCGCCGACTGCAGCTTCAGCCTGTATTCGGCGTTGAGCGCTGGTAGCTGCCTGGCCATCGATGCCCACGCCAGCGAGACGCTCAAGGCCATTTACCTGCCGCCACTTTACGAAGGCCGCTGGGCCGGCACCATGTGCCTGACCGAGCCCCACGCGGGCACCGACCTGGGGCTGATCCGCAGCCGGGCCGAACCCCAGGCCGACGGCAGCTATCGCATCAGCGGCAACAAGATTTTCATCACCGGTGGCGAGCAGGACCTGACCGAGAACATCATCCACCTGGTACTGGCCAAGTTGCCGGATGCGCCCGCCGGCGCCAAAGGCATCTCGCTGTTCCTTGTACCGAAATACCTGATCGAGGCCGATGGCAGCCTGGGCGCGCGCAACGCCGCACACTGCGGTTCGATCGAGCACAAGATGGGCATCAAGGCTTCATCCACCTGCGTGATGAACTTCGACGATGCCAAGGGTTACCTGGTGGGCGAACCGCACAAAGGCCTGGCGGCGATGTTCACCATGATGAACTACGAGCGCCTGTCCATCGGCATCCAGGGCCTCGGTTGCGCCGAAGCGTCTTACCAGAGCGCCGCCCGTTATGCCAACGAACGCCTGCAAAGCCGTGCCGCCACCGGCCCTAAAGCGCAGGACAAGGCTGCCGACCCGATCATCCACCATGGCGATGTACGGCGCATGCTGCTGACCATGCGCACCCTCACCGAAGGTGGCCGGGCGTTTGCCGCCTACGTCGGCCAGCAACTGGACCTGGCGCGTTACGCCGAAGACGCCGGTGAACGTGAGCACGCCCAGCGCCTGGTGGCGCTGTTGACGCCAGTGGCCAAGGCCTTCTTCACCGACAACGGCCTGGAAAGCTGCGTGCTCGGCCAGCAGGTATACGGTGGCCATGGCTACATCCGCGAATGGGGGCAGGAGCAACGGGTGCGTGATGTGCGCATTGCGCAAATCTATGAAGGCACCAACGGTATCCAGGCACTCGACCTGCTGGGGCGCAAGGTGCTGGGCGACGGTGGCCAGGCGCTGGCCAGCTTTGCCGCCGAAGTACGTGCGTTCAGTGTTGATGCACCGCTGCACCGCGAGGCTTTGCAAGCGAGCCTGGCGCGACTGGAGGCCACCAGCGCCTGGCTGCAGGCGCGAGCAGGCGATGATGCCAACCTGGTCAGCGCGGTAGCGGTTGAATACCTGCAACTGTTCGGGCTGACGGCGTATGCCTATATGTGGGCGCGGATGGCGGCGGTGGCCTTGGCCAAACGTGACGAGGATGACGCGTTTCATGGTGCCAAGCTTGCGTGTGCGGCGTTCTTCTTCCAGCGCGTGCTGCCGCGTGGTCTGGGGCTGGAAGCCAGTATCAGGGCGGGCAGCAGCAGCCTTTATGGGCTGGAGCCGGCGCAGTTCTGAAGCCTGCGCATTACCCGTGGGAGCGGGCATGCCCGCGAAGCAGGCCACGCGGTGCATGGCACGGGCTTCGCCCGTGTTCGCGGGGCAAGCCCGCTCCCACAGTGATCGCGCAAGCTTTGTGATTTCGTACAACACAGTTGCCCCACAAGAGGTGCGCGATTACTTGTGGGAGCGGCCTTTTGTCGCGATGGGCTGCAAGGCAGCCCCATGGATTTCCGCCTCCCTGGCGGCACGCGAAGGGTTCTCAAACGCTGAAAAACCGTTGCAAATCCGATGAAAAACCGTCACAACTGATAGTCATTCGCCATTACGTTGGTTCTCGGGAGCCCTCTAGCAAGGGTAGAATATGCAAAATCCGGAGCCGCAATGAACCACGACCGCCTCAACACCAGCCCTGACGATGCCATCACCGACGCCGCCGCGCACTGGTGCATGCGCCTGCACGCTGAAGACTGCACGGCGGGCGAGCGCGAGGCGTTTGCCCGCTGGCTGGCGGCGGACCCGCGGCATGCCGAGGAATACCAGGCAATGCTGGAAATCTGGCAAACCGCCGACCTGTTGCCACGCAACGCCACCGTCGTCGACTTCAACCCGGCCACCCGTCTACCCGCACGCCCGCGCAATTGGCGTCCGCTGGCATCTGCTGCCGCCATCGCCCTGGCCGTGCTGCCGCTGGCCGGCTGGGTGGGCTG from Pseudomonas fortuita carries:
- a CDS encoding DHA2 family efflux MFS transporter permease subunit, with the translated sequence MSNNAAAQFTPPSLLLTTIGLSLATFMQVLDTTIANVALPTISGNLGVSYEQGTWVITSFAVSNAIALPLTGWLSRRFGEVKLFIWATLLFVLASFLCGIAQSMPELVGFRILQGVVAGPLYPMTQTLLIAVYPPAKRGMALALLAMVTVVAPIAGPILGGWITDSYSWPWIFFINVPIGLFAAAVVRQQMRTRPVVTSRQPMDYIGLLTLIIGVGALQVVLDKGNDLDWFESSFIIIGSLISVVFLAVFVIWELTDRHPVVNLRLFVHRNFRVGTIVLVGGYAGFFGINLILPQWLQTQMGYTATWAGLAVAPIGLLPVIMSPFVGKYAHRFDLRVLAGLAFLAIGTSCYMRAGFTSEVDFQHVALVQLFMGIGVALFFMPTLSILLSDLPPHQIADGSGLATFLRTLGGSFAASLTTWIWIRRADQHHAYLSENISQFDPATRHTLEQLGGASPQSYAQLEQILNGQAYMMSTVDYFTLMTWVFAGLILLVWFAKPPFTAKAGPASAGH
- a CDS encoding MarR family winged helix-turn-helix transcriptional regulator: MAHFSPENFQTCAIGMLLGRAAILKDRILDWHLESEGVTAAQFKVLIIVTQYQVDTPAELCRYLGLDSGSMTRMLDRLEQKELIVRNRCAEDRRLVRLALTTDGQRLADRLPEIGAAAMNELCGALAPEELKNLEGLLAKVLLAAGDPLTIRRFGER
- a CDS encoding acyl-CoA dehydrogenase C-terminal domain-containing protein, which encodes MTTYSAPLRDMRFVLHDVFNAPALWARLPALAERIDADTADAILEEAAKVTGQLIAPLSRNGDEQGVRFAAGQVTTPDGFRQAWQTYREGGWVGLGGNPAFGGMGMPKMLGVLFEEMLYAADCSFSLYSALSAGSCLAIDAHASETLKAIYLPPLYEGRWAGTMCLTEPHAGTDLGLIRSRAEPQADGSYRISGNKIFITGGEQDLTENIIHLVLAKLPDAPAGAKGISLFLVPKYLIEADGSLGARNAAHCGSIEHKMGIKASSTCVMNFDDAKGYLVGEPHKGLAAMFTMMNYERLSIGIQGLGCAEASYQSAARYANERLQSRAATGPKAQDKAADPIIHHGDVRRMLLTMRTLTEGGRAFAAYVGQQLDLARYAEDAGEREHAQRLVALLTPVAKAFFTDNGLESCVLGQQVYGGHGYIREWGQEQRVRDVRIAQIYEGTNGIQALDLLGRKVLGDGGQALASFAAEVRAFSVDAPLHREALQASLARLEATSAWLQARAGDDANLVSAVAVEYLQLFGLTAYAYMWARMAAVALAKRDEDDAFHGAKLACAAFFFQRVLPRGLGLEASIRAGSSSLYGLEPAQF
- a CDS encoding acyl-CoA synthetase, which codes for MSIYAQGLMPAAVNHVALTPLSFIERTAAVYGNYPAVIHGAIRRNWQETYQRCRRLASALAGRGIGRGDTVAVMLPNTPAMLEAHFGVPMTGAVLNTLNVRLDAEAIAFMLQHGEAKVLITDREFHAVIEAALALLEHPPLVVDVDDPEYGEGRAVSALDYEALLAEGDPQFAWEWPDDEWQAISLNYTSGTTGNPKGVVYHHRGAYLNALGNQMTWAMGHRPVYLWTLPMFHCNGWCYPWTITALAGTHVFLRRVDPQKILNLIREHRVTHLCGAPIVLNALVNMPEAAKAAIEHPVQAMVAGAAPPAKVIGAVEEMGIHVTHTYGLTEVYGPVTVCAWHDEWNELALEERARIKSRQGVRYPTLDGLMVADPQTLEPVARDGNTLGEIFMRGNTVMKGYLKNPEATAEAFRDGWFHTGDLAVWHADGYVEIKDRLKDIIISGGENISTIEVEDALYKHPAVLEAAVVARPDEKWGETPCAFIALKPGREDTREADITGWCREHLAGFKVPKTVVFGELPKTSTGKIQKYVLRDRAKAL
- a CDS encoding sensor histidine kinase; translation: MDQTAYPLLAKDPQPSLLLAADAKPLALNAALQAWVDEGPALASWLPANCAALVRACLRQHRAIADVEVQVGARTVLWSFIPDDQGQQVLGRCRDASEERQGAREASRARRLYRLIIENTTDLISRHSPDGRFLDASPAAFRLLGLWPEQLRGIAVHTLLHPRERRQVLRQAAAALDQDGYHTMTCRVRQASGGYRWFEIASRAIRETYTGSVVEVVSVSRDITLRIEAQESLAHSARLATLGELASGIAHEINQPLAAVVNYANASQRYLQGLERDPQARERVGQGLQRIREQATHAAEVIRRLRAFLRKGPRRLQAVDVAEVAGEAMRLCAWEAARDQVLVELRMSAQMPSVYADQVLLEQVLLNLLRNAIDANRELHGEQPSRILLGAVRDGDGVLVEVSDQGAGVAPERLDDIFTPFTTSKADGLGLGLSMSRSLIEGFGGSLWARAGDNGGLVLCCRLAVSRG
- a CDS encoding response regulator transcription factor encodes the protein MVQAKVYVVDDDQGMRDSTVWLLQSVGLQALPFASGQAFLDACVDDGPACVLLDVRMPGLGGLAVQQAMRERGLALPVIFVSGHADVPIVVRAFKAGACDFIEKPYNDQLLLDSVQAALEHAGRARQGDQALAMVQARIDGLTPRERDVFVPLAQGLSNREIAERLGVSVKTVELYRGRVMKRLQAASLAELVGMAVACGAVEALGLRAR
- a CDS encoding HlyD family secretion protein; the encoded protein is MATPADTPTSPAAPEQSRKRKAWLLGLLLLLMLAGAGTWAWYSLVGRWHESTDDAYVNGNVVEITPLVTGTVTSIGADDGDLVHAGQVLLQFDPADSEVALQSAEAKLARSVRQVRGLYSNVDSLKAQLETRQAELRKAQQDFNRRKVLADSGAIAAEELSHARDDLSVALAAVNSARQQLSTSSALVDDTVVSSHPEVMAAAADLRQAYLDHARTTLVAPVTGYVAKRTVQLGQRLQPGTATMAVIPLDQVWIDANFKETQLREMRIGQPVQITADLYGSEVKYSGTVDSLGAGTGSAFALLPAQNATGNWIKIVQRVPVRIHLSPDQLKDHPLRIGLSTVVEVDLHDQSGPALAQQPPQQASYTTQVYDRQLVEADNLIARLIHENSAPGKTAQR